The Triticum aestivum cultivar Chinese Spring chromosome 3A, IWGSC CS RefSeq v2.1, whole genome shotgun sequence genome includes a region encoding these proteins:
- the LOC123062010 gene encoding subtilisin-like protease SBT5.6 — translation MKTAGGAMSRLPFFLFLCLFSFFTASASTKQGQVYIVYLGEDAGAKSKGAILDDHHALLLSVKGSEEEARASLLYSYKHTLNGFAALLSEEEATKLSERTEVVSTFRSDGWWSPHTTRSWEFVGLEEGLSQGWLPSGAHAGENVIVGMLDSGIWPESRSFSDEGLGPVPARWKGVCQEGDSFNSSSCNRKVIGARYYLKAYEAHNGRLNTTYAYRSPRDHDGHGTHTASTVAGRTVPGVAALGGFAAGTASGGAPLARLAIYKVCWPIPGPNPNIENTCFDADMLAAMDDAVGDGVDVMSVSIGSNGKPPRLPDDGIAMGALHAARRGVVVVCSGGNSGPAPATVSNLAPWILTVGASSIDRSFNSPIRLGNGMVIMGQTVTPYQLPANRTYRMVYAAHAVVPGTPANVTNQCLPNSLSPKKVRGKIVVCLRGSGLRVGKGLEVKRAGGAAIVLGNPPMYGSEVPVDAHVLPGTAVSMAGVNTILKYINSSANPTAYLDRSRTVVDVKPSPVMAQFSSRGPNALEPSILKPDVTAPGLNILAAWSEASSPTKLDGDNRVVKYNIISGTSMSCPHVSATAVLLKSAHPDWSTAAIRSAIMTTATAYNAEGGPIMNADGTVAGPMDYGSGHIRPRHALDPGLVYDASFQDYLLYACASEGAQLDHSFPCPASPPRPHELNYPSVAIHGLNGATTVHRTVTNVGEHGAHYSVAVVEPMGFSVKVSPTSLAFARTGEKKSFTIKIAATGKRSRRLKRKYLAGSYTWSDGVHAVRSPVVVLVA, via the exons ATGAAGACGGCAGGAGGAGCCATGTCCCGActtcccttcttcctcttcctctgtcTCTTCTCCTTCTTCACTGCCTCTGCCTCTACCAAGCAAGGCCAG GTCTATATAGTGTATCTGGGCGAGGACGCCGGAGCGAAGTCAAAGGGGGCGATCCTTGATGATCACCATGCcctcctcctctccgtcaaggGCAG CGAGGAGGAGGCACGGGCGTCGCTGCTGTACAGCTACAAGCACACTCTAAATGGCTTCGCGGCTCTTCTCTCCGAGGAAGAAGCCACAAAGCTTTCAG AGAGGACCGAGGTAGTGTCTACCTTTCGGAGCGACGGGTGGTGGTCCCCGCACACCACGAGGTCTTGGGAGTTTGTGGGCTTGGAGGAAGGGCTCAGCCAGGGCTGGCTGCCGTCCGGCGCTCACGCCGGCGAGAATGTCATCGTAGGCATGCTGGACTCCG GGATCTGGCCGGAGTCGAGGAGCTTCAGCGACGAGGGGCTAGGGCCAGTGCCCGCGCGGTGGAAGGGGGTGTGTCAAGAAGGAGATTCCTTCAATTCCTCCTCCTGCAATAG GAAGGTAATCGGCGCGCGGTACTACCTCAAGGCGTACGAGGCCCACAACGGCAGGCTGAACACCACCTACGCGTACCGCTCGCCGCGCGACCACGACGGCCACGGCACCCACACCGCGTCCACCGTCGCGGGCCGCACCGTGCCGGGCGTGGCGGCGCTCGGCGGGTTCGCGGCCGGCACGGCCTCGGGCGGGGCGCCGCTCGCCCGCCTCGCCATCTACAAGGTCTGCTGGCCCATCCCGGGGCCCAACCCCAACATCGAGAACACCTGCTTCGACGCCGACATGCTCGCGGCAATGGACGACGCGGTCGGCGATGGCGTCGACGTGATGAGCGTGTCGATCGGGTCCAACGGGAAGCCGCCCCGGCTACCGGACGACGGCATCGCCATGGGCGCGCTGCACGCCGCCAGGCGCGGCGTGGTCGTCGTGTGCAGCGGTGGGAACTCTGGCCCCGCGCCGGCCACCGTGTCGAACCTTGCGCCGTGGATACTCACGGTCGGCGCCAGCAGCATCGACCGCTCTTTCAACTCCCCGATCAGGCTTGGCAATGGCATGGTGATCATG GGACAAACGGTAACACCATATCAGCTGCCGGCGAACAGGACGTATCGAATGGTTTATGCAGCACACGCCGTGGTTCCTGGCACTCCCGCCAACGTTACCAA CCAATGCCTGCCGAATTCGCTCTCGCCGAAGAAGGTGCGAGGCAAAATCGTGGTGTGCTTGAGGGGGAGCGGCCTGAGGGTGGGCAAAGGCCTGGAGGTGAAGCGGGCGGGCGGCGCGGCAATCGTGCTCGGCAACCCGCCGATGTACGGCAGCGAGGTGCCCGTCGACGCGCACGTGCTCCCCGGAACGGCAGTCTCCATGGCCGGCGTCAACACCATCCTCAAGTACATCAACTCCAGCGCGAACCCAACCGCTTACCTGGATCGCTCTAGGACAGTCGTGGACGTGAAGCCGTCGCCGGTTATGGCACAGTTCTCGTCGCGTGGACCCAACGCCCTCGAGCCCAGCATTCTCAAG CCTGACGTGACGGCGCCGGGCCTGAACATCCTGGCGGCGTGGAGCGAGGCGTCGTCGCCCACAAAGCTCGACGGCGACAATCGCGTGGTGAAGTACAACATCATCTCCGGGACATCAATGTCGTGCCCGCACGTCTccgccaccgccgtcctcctcaagTCTGCCCACCCCGACTGGAGCACCGCCGCAATCCGGTCAGCCATCATGACCACCG CAACAGCCTACAACGCGGAAGGAGGCCCAATAATGAACGCGGACGGAACGGTGGCGGGGCCCATGGACTACGGCTCGGGCCACATCAGGCCCAGGCACGCGCTTGACCCGGGCCTCGTGTACGACGCGTCCTTCCAGGACTACCTCCTCTACGCCTGCGCGAGCGAAGGCGCGCAGCTGGACCACTCGTTCCCGTGCCCGGCGAGCCCGCCGCGTCCGCACGAGCTCAACTACCCTTCCGTCGCCATCCACGGCCTCAACGGGGCCACCACCGTGCACCGGACGGTGACCAACGTCGGCGAGCACGGGGCGCATTACAGCGTCGCCGTTGTCGAGCCCATGGGCTTCTCCGTGAAGGTCTCGCCGACGAGCCTCGCCTTCGCACGCACCGGGGAGAAGAAGAGCTTCACGATAAAGATCGCGGCGACGGGGAAAAGAAGTCGGCGTCTGAAGAGGAAATATCTTGCAGGCTCGTACACGTGGAGCGACGGAGTCCACGCTGTGAGGAGCCCCGTCGTTGTTCTCGTCGCGTGA